The Sporolituus thermophilus DSM 23256 genome includes a region encoding these proteins:
- a CDS encoding dipeptide epimerase, which yields MKIAEVKIGKVRIPLKKPFKTALRTVYAAEDIVIKIITDEGVIGFGSAAPTAVITGDTQGAIVAAIRDCIAPKIIGMEADRLEALMAALDGAAVHNTSAKAAVDMALYDLFGKIHRLPVYKLFGAYRREVTTDLTISVNSPEEMARDAREAVAAGYRELKIKVGTDADLDIRRVKAVRQAVGDAVKIRLDANQGWKPKEAVRTIRRMEDLGLAIELVEQPVAAQDIEGLKFVTDHVDTDILADEAVFGPADAFRILAMRAADLINIKLMKAGGLHSALKICHLAETMGIECMMGCMLESKIGITAAASFAAAKKNITRADLDAALLLAEDPVLGGVTFDQNRILLPEAPGFGIEDVKGWQEI from the coding sequence GTGAAGATTGCCGAGGTCAAAATCGGGAAAGTGCGTATCCCCCTCAAGAAACCGTTTAAGACGGCCCTGCGCACGGTATACGCGGCGGAAGACATTGTTATTAAGATTATTACCGACGAGGGAGTCATAGGGTTTGGCAGCGCCGCGCCGACCGCTGTCATCACCGGCGATACCCAGGGCGCCATCGTGGCCGCCATCCGGGACTGTATTGCCCCGAAGATCATCGGGATGGAAGCCGACCGGCTGGAGGCGCTGATGGCCGCGCTGGACGGGGCCGCGGTGCATAATACCAGCGCCAAGGCGGCCGTGGACATGGCGCTGTACGATCTCTTTGGCAAAATTCACCGCCTGCCGGTATACAAGCTGTTCGGCGCCTATCGGCGGGAAGTGACGACCGACCTGACGATAAGCGTCAATTCGCCGGAAGAGATGGCCCGGGACGCGCGGGAGGCAGTTGCGGCGGGCTATCGGGAATTGAAGATCAAGGTAGGTACCGACGCCGACCTGGATATCCGCCGAGTTAAGGCCGTTCGTCAGGCGGTGGGGGATGCCGTTAAGATCCGTCTGGACGCCAATCAGGGCTGGAAGCCCAAGGAGGCGGTACGTACCATCCGGCGCATGGAAGACCTGGGTTTGGCGATTGAACTGGTGGAGCAGCCGGTCGCGGCGCAAGACATCGAAGGGCTGAAATTTGTCACCGACCATGTCGATACTGATATTCTGGCCGACGAGGCTGTTTTCGGTCCGGCCGACGCCTTTCGCATCCTTGCGATGCGGGCCGCTGACCTGATCAACATTAAACTGATGAAAGCCGGCGGCTTGCATAGCGCCCTTAAAATTTGCCATTTGGCGGAAACCATGGGCATTGAGTGCATGATGGGCTGTATGCTTGAGAGCAAAATCGGCATCACGGCGGCGGCCAGCTTTGCCGCCGCGAAAAAGAACATTACCCGGGCCGATCTGGATGCGGCCTTGCTGTTGGCCGAAGACCCCGTATTAGGTGGCGTGACTTTCGACCAAAACCGAATTTTGCTGCCGGAAGCGCCGGGCTTTGGCATCGAAGACGTAAAAGGGTGGCAGGAGATCTGA